One part of the Amaranthus tricolor cultivar Red isolate AtriRed21 chromosome 16, ASM2621246v1, whole genome shotgun sequence genome encodes these proteins:
- the LOC130803306 gene encoding putative ETHYLENE INSENSITIVE 3-like 4 protein: MVEIYDELMDDSISTEELMLDHQGKEKLSYKDLKKRMWKDHMFMKKFKESATKKKKVTSNSRGDTSNNAESESSRNEKSRRKKLLRAQDSILKYMVKMMEVCNAKGFVYGIIPEKGKPMTGSSDSLREWWKETIKFEQNAPENVQQRLAVFSSDAASFLHLLQEIQDSTLGSILSALMQHCTPPQRRFPLDRGLPPPWWPTGEEVWWGQQGAVVVEHGPPPYRKPHELKKAWKISVLSAVIKHMSSDLNHALWLVKKSKSLQAKMTAKDTALWSKIIGKEALVDGDDDDGDGISSNESLIIQSDIHGCVGVHGRAFSSNESRRIQSDMHDRVEVHNRANMCNRAEERDHVGEIRKTLEWVNNKDVTMATNEEYQETYSQRRTIQSNMHDRVDMHDRANMCNHVEGRGRTEEVRTTLELVNNKDVIMTTNEEYQETYSERQVYEKIHYWENSFAHMNLDTHYHLHNMDLNKFPIQELEEDMHKENEFVVGTSIWDLPYQEPDDDD, encoded by the coding sequence ATGGTAGAAATATATGATGAGTTAATGGACGATTCAATAAGCACCGAAGAATTAATGTTAGATcatcaaggaaaagaaaaacTCAGCTATAAAGATCTAAAGAAAAGAATGTGGAAAGAtcatatgtttatgaagaaattcaaagaatcagcaacaaaaaagaaaaaagtaacaAGTAATTCAAGAGGGGATACTTCAAACAATGCAGAATCGGAATCAAGCAGAAATGAAAAATCGAGGCGAAAAAAGCTCTTAAGAGCTCAAGATTCAATCTTGAAGTACATGGTAAAAATGATGGAAGTTTGCAATGCTAAAGGTTTTGTATATGGGATCATACCGGAAAAGGGAAAACCGATGACCGGATCATCGGATAGTTTAAGAGAATGGTGGAAAGAGACGATTAAGTTCGAGCAGAATGCACCGGAAAATGTGCAGCAGAGATTAGCAGTTTTTTCAAGTGATGCGGCCTCCTTTTTGCATTTGTTGCAGGAAATTCAGGATTCCACTTTAGGGTCGATTTTATCTGCACTTATGCAGCATTGTACGCCTCCTCAGAGGAGGTTTCCTCTTGATAGGGGGTTGCCACCCCCGTGGTGGCCCACGGGGGAAGAAGTTTGGTGGGGCCAACAAGGGGCGGTGGTTGTTGAACACGGGCCACCGCCTTATAGAAAGCCCCATGAACTTAAGAAGGCATGGAAAATAAGTGTTTTGTCTGCGGTAATTAAACATATGTCATCTGATTTGAACCATGCTTTATGGCTTGTTAAGAAATCTAAAAGTCTTCAAGCTAAGATGACGGCTAAGGATACTGCCTTGTGGTCGAAAATTATAGGTAAAGAAGCTCTTGTTGATGGTGATGACGATGATGGGGATGGAATTAGTTCTAATGAAAGCCTAATAATTCAGTCTGATATTCACGGTTGTGTTGGCGTGCACGGCCGTGCATTTAGTTCTAATGAAAGCCGAAGAATTCAATCCGATATGCACGACCGTGTTGAAGTGCATAACCGTGCAAATATGTGCAATCGTGCAGAAGAGCGCGACCATGTAGGAGAGATAAGAAAAACATTAGAATGGGTGAACAATAAGGATGTTACAATGgctacaaatgaagaatatCAAGAGACTTATAGCCAAAGACGAACAATTCAGTCTAATATGCACGATCGTGTTGACATGCACGACCGTGCAAACATGTGCAATCATGTAGAAGGGCGCGGTCGTACCGAAGAGGTAAGAACAACATTAGAATTAGTGAACAATAAGGATGTTATAATGACTACAAATGAAGAATATCAAGAGACTTATAGCGAAAGGCAAGTGTATGAGAAAATACATTATTGGGAAAATAGTTTTGCACATATGAATTTGGATACTCATTATCATCTTCATAATATGGACCTTAATAAATTTCCTATTCAAGAGCTTGAAGAAGATATGCATAAAGAAAATGAGTTTGTTGTAGGAACTTCTATTTGGGATCTTCCATATCAAGAgcctgatgatgatgattag